One genomic region from Leguminivora glycinivorella isolate SPB_JAAS2020 chromosome 8, LegGlyc_1.1, whole genome shotgun sequence encodes:
- the LOC125228898 gene encoding uncharacterized protein LOC125228898: MGDVFNDTSQRAFNTEVFVLTKVANAYEKLQDKHGIIERYTFPKIIKHECDNIPTVVLENLAPKGYECYDRFKSVDWNYASKCVETLARFHALSFALKKECLDEFQLAGDFLDSKWIETNFRSAVWEGANDGALAAVNKEDKEKVSKVLEGAVGISKLWELSEPLKTSVLIHADYRPSNIMHKEVNGEYHVIPVDYQITRLGCPVGDLLYFVVLSSDQKFRRQHYHQLVEHYYEHLALMMTKYGLNSEEEYGREDFESDMRAKLPSALGAAAVLLPFITVEADSAPSFERNEFVPRTNELFGERFRELVEDFKVWGVI; encoded by the exons ATGGGCGACGTTTTCAACGACACAAGTCAGCGGGCCTTTAATACAGAAGTATTCGTCTTAACAAAAGTTGCAAATGCATACGAAAAACTACAAGACAAACATGGGATAATAGAAAGATATACATTTCCGAAAATTATCAAACACGAATGCGATAATATCCCAACAGTTGTCTTGGAGAATCTAGCTCCTAAAGGATATGAATGTTATGACAGATTCAAAAGTGTTGACTGGAATTATGCGTCAAAATGTGTAGAAACTTTGGCCAGATTCCATGCTCTGTCTTTTGCTTTAAAGAAGGAGTGCCTGGACGAGTTCCAACTAGCTGGTGACTTTCTGGATAGTAAGTGgatagaaactaattttagaagTGCGGTTTGGGAAGGTGCTAATGATGGTGCCCTAGCAGCTGTAAATAAAGAAGATAAAGAGAAAGTATCGAAAGTTCTAGAAGGAGCCGTCGGCATTAGTAAACTCTGGGAACTCAGCGAACCCCTTAAAACTTCAGTGCTTATTCACGCAGACTATCGCCCGAGTAATATAATGCATAAAGAAGTG AACGGTGAATATCATGTGATTCCCGTAGACTATCAAATAACCAGGCTCGGGTGCCCAGTAGGCGATCTTCTCTATTTTGTCGTGTTAAGTTCCGACCAGAAGTTCCGACGGCAACACTACCACCAACTGGTGGAGCACTATTACGAGCATCTGGCTTTGATGATGACGAAATATGGTTTGAACTCTGAAGAGGAGTATGGGAGGGAAGACTTTGAGAGTGACATGAGAGCG AAACTGCCAAGCGCCCTCGGCGCGGCAGCGGTGCTGCTGCCGTTCATCACAGTGGAAGCAGACAGCGCTCCGAGCTTCGAACGCAACGAGTTCGTGCCGCGCACCAACGAACTGTTCGGCGAACGGTTCCGCGAACTGGTGGAAGATTTTAAGGTGTGGGGGGTTATATAG